The nucleotide window ACTCAAACTTGTCAACAAACTACTGGCCTACAACCCCTCCCCCCTGACATTGTTCCTACATCTGTTTGTAACCGCTCAGATTCATACACGTGTGAATATCCCACACTTGGGGCTGCGTTTGCAGACACAGCTCCCATTCCATtcgaaaagaaaaaaagaaaacgtaAAAAGTGGGAGAAAGGAATTATCCTCCCAAGGGTGAAAAGCTGACACTGTTGATCCCAACAGATAGGCAGATTGATGACAGATTAGATACAGATTAGATAAAGTGTAGATAGAAAAATAGATATATACAGATTGATATTGACATAAGTATTGGTATAAGTACTTACATAGAAGATATAGCTATAGATAGGCATTGATAGAGGCAGAGATAGATACAGACACCGAATAAAAGTGGTGCCGGTGCCAAGTTTTACTCCCCTAAGCCGTTCTGGGTAGCTGCCCCTGGCAGCCCCGCCCGCCCCTCCGAGGTCGTTCTGCCGCTCCCCGTCCCCCGCACCGGAGGTGCCGCCCCGCAAAGGCGGGGGGCGCAGGAgacaccccccacacacactgccCGCATCCCCCCACACCCCGCTGGGAGGCGTCTCCGGGCTCTGCCCCTATCATCCCCTccccgcccggcccggcccggccccgccgcgggATCCCGCTGCCGACACCTACTTCTTGCAGGGAATGAGGgccttcctttcctccaggatGCGGAGGCGCTGGTTGGGGCCGTCGTAGGAGACGAGGGCGCGGGTGTTGCGGCCCGTGCTGTGGTCATAGAACACAGTGCGTCCTTCCCACTGCCGCGGTGCCTGGCACGGCTCGGCTCCCGCTGCCGCCCCGccggccagcagcagcagcagcagcagcagcagcagcagccccagccgcAGCCCCGGCCTCGGGCACCACAGCCCGCCCGCCGCCCGCGCCATGCTCCGCGCACGGCACGGCTCGGCTCGGCTTGGCTCGGCTGGGCACCGCGTACGGCCGCCCCGCACGGCGCGCAGGCGGACAAGCAGGCCTGCTCCGGGGGGGCGGGGGCGGCCCGCCTCCAAACCCGCATCACCTCGGCGGGGGAGAGGAGGTTTCTGTCCCGCGGCTGCCAACAAGCAGGAGGCAGTGAGCAGAGGGGCGTCGGGGACCCTCGTTTTCCTCAGGCCCCACCGTCCCATTGCACCTAGGGTGGCCGGCAGGGTTTTGCTTGCCCTCGTCCCCGAGGAGCGATGCCGGAAGGGCACCTGCGAGGCCTGAGCCTTGGGGTGGTTCTGGCCACTCTGTGGGCTTTGGGTGGGAGGGTACAGGCGAGCAGGAGGGACCTGCTGGACGAAACTGCGCTAATGTTTGCTCTCGTGGGAGGGATTTCGGTGGCTGTCCAGGGACAGTGTCCCCAGGCGCAtaacagccctgcagctcccactgctCTGTCGTTCCCTGTTCCCTGTCGTTCCCAGCTGTTGTTCCCTGCTGGCTCTGGAGGAGCTTCcccaaggggaagggaaagcctGTGCCCCACaggtcctcctgctctgcagcacccagGCCTGAGCTTTGCCGGCTCTGCCAGGGGATCCCTCGGTACCTAGCCAGGCCGGGAGCTACTCACTGGGAGCCGCGCCGGGGCTTTCCCCGGTCGCCGCCATAACCTGGCATTGAGTTTATCTCGGGTTTTTTTCGGCGGGTCCTCCCAGCAGGGCTGCGGCACTTGCCCTCAGCGGAGGAAGGGTCCACAGGCCATTTCCGTGCGCAGGGGAACAGAGGTTGATTGGGAGGGAGCCTCTTGCTCCCGCCTCGGCGTGCAACTTCGCTGTATGAAATGAATATAAAAATCACCTTGGGAAAAGCCTGAAATTCCTTCTCATACCCATCTGCAGATGCGACTGTGATGGGACAGAGGCGAGGAGAGAGAAACCGTGGGCTGCCTGCCCGCAGAGCAGCCTCGCTCCCGCCTCACTCCGGCCCCCTTTACGTTCCCCGTCCCGAGGAAACAGCAACTTGTCCGCCTCACGTCTTTCCACCGAAGTAACTCTGCAACCCCTCGCGGGAGGGGGACAGTAACAGCCGCTGGAGCTCCCCCAAGCCCGCAAAGTTTCTGCTCCGTGTCTCTAGGGAAACTGTAGCCTCAAGTTCAGCCCGCAAAAGGGGGGCTCCGGTGGCGGCTCCAGCCTTCCTCCCGCCGCCCTCccgcctcctcttcttcctctctccccgaGAAGACAGAccctgtggtttgggtttgcttttcttcccccccgCGCTCCTTCCACCTGAAGGAATTTATGACACAGATGAAAACTGAAAACGGACGAGAGCCGCAGTGATGTCGCCGGGGGATTAGACGGGGTGGAGGTGATGTCACCGTGCCTGCACAGCAAAACACACGCACACCCCCCCGGCGGAGCGGTGCTGCCAAGGGAGCGCCATCAGCCCCACGTCACTCGTGCCGCCGGTATAAATGCGGTCCGGCAATGTCCATGGCTGTCGGCGCGGCGGATCCCGCCACTCCACTGCAGCCGGGTGCCGGGAGAGGcagcggggcggcggcggcggcggcggaggaggaggaagaggaggaggaggaggatgctgcGCGCCTTGGTGGCGGTGTCCCTGTGGCTGCGGGTGAGCCCACGGGCGCAGGGCGCGCCGTGTGAAGCGGTGCGCATCCCCATGTGCCGCTCCATGCCCTGGAACATCACCCGCATGCCCAACCACCTCCACCACAGCACCCAGGAAAACGCCGTCCTCGCTATTGAGCAGTACGAGGAGCTGGTGGCCACCGGCTGCAGCCCggtcctctctttcttcctctgcgCCATGTATGCTCCCATCTGCACGCTGGAGTTCCTGTACGACCCCATCAAGCCCTGCCGCTCCGTCTGCCAGCGCGCCCGCGACGGCTGCGAGCCCATCATGCGCCGCTACAACCACAGCTGGCCCGAGAGCCTCGCCTGCGACGACCTTCCCGTCTATGACCGCGGTGTCTGCATCTCCCCCGAGGCCATCGTCACCGACCTGCCGGAGGGTGAGGGCCCCAGGGGTGGCTCCCTGGGGCGGTAGGGAGGACCCTCCCCTGCCCGCCGCGGGGTGCCCTGGGTTTAGGGAGCTGCGGGACCCCCATGCCCCTGCCTCAGGAGCATCTCCTAGACAGCTTTCCTTCCCCGTTTGCAGATATGAAGTGGACGGACTTCACGCAGGGTGTGATGGTACATGAGAGACCCTCGGAGCCCGACTGCAAGGGCCGCGGCCAGGGTGAGCCTCGGGtgcccccccactcccccctccCCGGAGCCAGTCCCTCTCTGGCACCCCTCAAccatttccccttctcttcctttgaaGAGCGGTGCAGGTGTAAAAAGACAAAGCCTACGCTGTCGACCTACCTGGCCAAGAACTACAGCTACAGTAAGTGTATGGcagaaaatgcttcatttttgcCTGTCCCATCCCTCTCAGTGCCCACTCCCCACCCTAAATAGGCAGCTCCGTGTGGGTGCAGCGAGCAGAGCGTGAGGACATGACAGCCTTTCCAAGTGGGTTTTTGCCCAGTGACACCTCGTTATGCTCTTCCAAACCCTGCACCTCATGCTGGCAGCAGTAATTGCACAGACGATGGTGTGTTTCTGGTGAAAGCAGTGAAATGTTGGTAATGTGCAGGGGGCTCAAGAGGTCACTGAGCAGAAAGAGTGCTTTCTTCTCTAAAGGTCACTCCAGTAAGTGCTGTGTGACCATGTGCTGCTTGAACTAGATCCTGTTTTCATCGAGCAGGTGGAATGAACAGGGTTTTATCACCTCAGTATAACTTGGAAATGTGAATGCAGctgaggcaaggaaaaaaaaatacttagagGTTCATCTGCTCTTTCGCTAGCCAGAGTTTCACCTGGTGCAGAATtgtcagaaattaatttaattcagTGACACTTTGCACCACCCAGCAAGGAGCTGGCCCATAGTTTTATCATATGTTGCATGACATACTTGCAATACAAGTAAGTACTCAGCCCTCCTGTCATgtgctccccttcccctctccttgtTTTTCTGGTGCTTGTCAGGAAGAACTCTAACTAAGATCAAATCAATATGAGCTGAAGTGTCTGTAATGACGATAGAAAGCCCCTATTAACTCTGAGTTGAAGGTGTGGTGGGATGGGCTTCTGTGCTCCATGGCCTTTTTCTCACATGACAGCTGTTTCTTCACAGGATGGGCTCagttctcctgcagcagggttgtTCTAGCCAGGCAATTCCTGTTTGTCTGATACTATATGAAAGTACATTTGTAGTTATTTGCTTCTTTGTTagtttaggggaaaaaaatcccagaccCTGGGTTGGTTGGAATAATCAACCTGGACATTTAACTTAGGTAAttgtacactttttttttttttggtcatggAATTTTGGTGCATTTATGCTGTTATACTTCCTTAATCCATCTTAGTGCAACACAGTGATATGTTCAGGTGGGACAATGAACTTCCACAGCTGTCTGAAATACAGGAGGAGGCAGTGATATAAAATGACTCTTTCAAAGTGAAATACAGATGTTAGCCATATGAATTCTGATTTCAGTGGGAGTGTTGCCCAAATTAAAACCATAGGTTGGGATCCAAAATTTAATTCCACTGAGTGTGTGAAATCAAAATTTTGTTTGAGTGGTTAGTTTCTATTGAGTCTCCTCTGAAATTAATAGATATGTTTATATGCAAAATTAATTGAGAGACAAGACAAGGCAGAAAAAGCTACaaataaaatccattttttttcctgaaatccaTCCAGAATCTAACTGATTTGGCTGGATTTCAAAACTTGATGTCAGTCAGACTTGAAAATGGATTGTGGGTCTCCAAAACTGAAGTGTCTCATGTGTTTTGGAGCTGCTACACA belongs to Indicator indicator isolate 239-I01 chromosome 11, UM_Iind_1.1, whole genome shotgun sequence and includes:
- the SFRP4 gene encoding secreted frizzled-related protein 4; its protein translation is MLRALVAVSLWLRVSPRAQGAPCEAVRIPMCRSMPWNITRMPNHLHHSTQENAVLAIEQYEELVATGCSPVLSFFLCAMYAPICTLEFLYDPIKPCRSVCQRARDGCEPIMRRYNHSWPESLACDDLPVYDRGVCISPEAIVTDLPEDMKWTDFTQGVMVHERPSEPDCKGRGQERCRCKKTKPTLSTYLAKNYSYIIHAKVRSVERGSCNEVTTVVEVKDILKSSTPIPLSQVPLLTNSSCQCPPLQPKQDVLIMCYEWRSRLMLLDGCLVEKWKDQLNKRFKRWEQRLQEQKLRVARSKNQNAGHSGRSGAPRTTKNTNPLVSGPKKAIKMRSGQREINPKRV